In Pecten maximus chromosome 10, xPecMax1.1, whole genome shotgun sequence, one genomic interval encodes:
- the LOC117336676 gene encoding uncharacterized protein LOC117336676: MASVSKKRRRLYEDDQMKMAIEAVREGRMSKKSASKIFGVPRSTLLDKLSGRVPEEPVSPGTRPTLTKQEEKTLVTYIQHMADVGYPLTRKEILLEVKKVLDTDGRKTPFNNNMPGKDWFARFRLRNPELSTRTPQSLGHERALITKEMVDGWFFHLNKYLEAEVPNYKSLLNNPRRIFNADESGFPLCVKSGKVMAAKGSKHVYHVVSNSKTQITVMACFNSLGDYLPPLIVFPGQRLRNVGIADFPDAIFGQTDSGWMDSDLFVAFLEHFVKFVKEKGIEFPVILFVDGHSTHMTLTASEFCAANDVILYCLLPNATHILQACDIGLFSPMKSAWTAGVKTWQMNHIGEVLIKKDFPKIFKPVWDKLGPSKLSNPCTELASAATQPTDSDVHTRPSPTVPQSVIVAADVPTRPTVTQPVIVAADVHIRPADVPTRPTVPQSVIVTADVHTRPTVPQPVIVTDVHTRPANVPTRPTVPQPVIVTADVHTRPADVPTRPTVPQSVIVTADVHTRPADVLTRPTVPQPVIVAADVHTRPADVPTRPTVPQPVIVAADVPTRPTVPQSVIVTADVHAHSTVPVTADLNVPPPKSSTVVAEINPPSPPILVPINYSDKENVPPFSATESLVSLGGPTVSKRDPNYVSPAFKLLSVPEPKNKKKTRNVSIRTKLPKALSGKEALKMFREQQKQEAEALNVKRKEERERKRKEKEEEQEKNKQERENKKKQKIKKNNPHKKMIDSESDDSFEDQSDDDSTDDAACANCGTSESEGPSNPWVGCDLCSRWFHLNCTNDKELMSLRKAKISKYTFACNFCTLTNSPSK; encoded by the exons ATGGCAAGTGTAAGCAAGAAGCGACGACGCCTCTATGAAGATGACCAAATGAAAATGGCAATTGAGGCGGTCCGAGAGGGAAGGATGTCGAAGAAATCGGCATCTAAAATCTTTGGTGTCCCGAGGTCAACGCTGTTGGACAAGTTGAGTGGTCGGGTGCCAGAGGAGCCTGTTTCCCCAGGAACACGCCCGACCCTCACAAAACAAGAGGAGAAGACTCTTGTTACATATATCCAGCATATGGCTGATGTGGGCTATCCTCTAACCAGGAAAGAAATCCTTCTCGAGGTAAAAAAGGTATTGGATACAGATGGTCGGAAGACTCCGTTCAATAACAACATGCCAGGGAAAGATTGGTTCGCCAGATTCAGACTTAGAAATCCGGAGCTGTCTACCAGAACACCGCAGAGCTTGGGGCACGAGAGGGCCCTCATTACAAAGGAAATGGTTGATGGATggttttttcatttaaataaatatcttgAGGCAGAGGTGCCAAATTATAAGAGTCTTTTGAATAACCCAAGGAGGATTTTCAATGCAGACGAATCTGGATTTCCTCTTTGTGTTAAGTCTGGCAAGGTCATGGCAGCCAAAGGGTCAAAACATGTTTATCATGTAGTGTCCAATTCAAAAACCCAGATAACGGTCATGGCCTGTTTCAATTCATTGGGAGATTATCTTCCCCCTTTGATCGTTTTTCCTGGCCAGAGATTGCGGAATGTCGGTATAGCCGATTTCCCCGACGCAATCTTTGGTCAGACAGACAGCGGGTGGATGGACTCTGATCTCTTTGTTGCCTTTCTAGAACATTTTGTTAAGTTTGTCAAAGAAAAAGGAATTGAATTTCCTGTTATTTTATTTGTAGATGGTCATTCAACCCATATGACCCTTACAGCTTCAGAATTTTGTGCTGcaaatgatgttatactgtattgCCTCTTGCCAAATGCAACACATATACTCCAGGCTTGTGACATTGGCCTGTTTTCGCCGATGAAATCAGCCTGGACAGCAGGAGTAAAAACCTGGCAGATGAATCACATTGGGGAGGTTCTTATAAAGAAAGACTTCCCCAAAATATTCAAGCCAGTCTGGGATAAG CTTGGGCCATCTAAGCTTAGTAATCCTTGTACAGAGTTGGCAAGTGCTGCAACACAGCCCACAGATTCTGACGTACACACCCGTCCAAGTCCTACTGTCCCTCAGTCTGTTATAGTCGCTGCTGACGTACCCACCCGTCCTACTGTCACTCAGCCTGTTATAGTCGCTGCTGATGTACACATCCGTCCTGCTGACGTACCCACCCGTCCTACTGTCCCTCAGTCTGTTATAGTCACTGCTGATGTACACACCCGTCCTACTGTCCCTCAGCCTGTTATAGTCACTGATGTACACACCCGTCCTGCTAACGTACCCACCCGTCCTACTGTCCCTCAGCCTGTTATAGTCACTGCCGATGTACACACCCGTCCTGCTGACGTACCCACCCGTCCTACTGTCCCTCAGTCTGTTATAGTCACTGCTGATGTACACACCCGTCCTGCTGACGTACTCACCCGTCCTACTGTCCCTCAGCCTGTTATAGTCGCTGCTGATGTACACACCCGTCCTGCTGACGTACCCACCCGTCCTACTGTCCCTCAGCCTGTTATAGTCGCTGCTGACGTACCCACCCGTCCTACTGTCCCTCAGTCTGTTATAGTCACTGCTGATGTACATGCCCACTCGACTGTCCCTGTGACAGCCGATTTAAATGTTCCTCCTCCCAAGTCCAGTACAGTTGTGGCTGAAATAAATCCCCCATCTCCTCCTATTTTAGTACCCATAAATTATTCTGACAAGGAAAACGTTCCTCCTTTTTCTGCAACAGAGAGTCTTGTGTCATTAGGAGGGCCAACTGTGTCCAAAAGGGACCCAAATTATGTATCTCCTGCATTCAAACTTTTGAGTGTACCTGagccaaaaaataaaaaaaaaacaagaaatgtaTCAATTAGAACAAAATTACCTAAGGCATTGTCAGGGAAAGAGGCGTTGAAAATGTTCAGAGAGCAACAAAAACAGGAAGCAGAGGCACTTAATGTAAAAAGAAAGGAAGAGCGagagagaaaaagaaaagaaaaagaggAAGAACAGGAAAAAAACAAGCAAGAAAGAGAGAATAAAAAAAagcaaaagataaaaaaaaataatcctcacaaaaaaatgattgaCAGTGAATCAGATGATAGCTTTGAGGATCAGTCAGATGATGATAGCACAGATGATGCAGCATGTGCAAACTGCGGAACATCTGAAAGTGAAGGTCCATCCAATCCATGGGTTGGGTGTGACCTTTGCAGCAGATGGTTCCACcttaattgtacaaatgacaaaGAACTAATGTCACTGAGAAAAGCGAAAATATCCAAGTACACATTTGCATGCAATTTTTGTACATTGACCAATTCACCTAGCAAATAA